A stretch of Vigna angularis cultivar LongXiaoDou No.4 chromosome 4, ASM1680809v1, whole genome shotgun sequence DNA encodes these proteins:
- the LOC108330921 gene encoding formin-like protein 4, translating to MSASTHAIAEAVVATAGAMLLIAAVFVYFFHKFVISRYRQRNKIGASLLQESGVNLEYINKVGGNVKGLIVEENGVDVLYVVDTERRPLITGFQNSILNPSFEHDEDEKRIDIMVQRSKLFKPEIPQPCQSPSLVVHDNHQVLKPESQTPSVSTSLTPTQNLPQSPQPAPPPQPPPPPSPQSSPIILENKKTQPPPPPPPPPTRPPPPPPGPPPLPKASGFISSLKPPPAPKGKTNIRSTKEGLAGESSREKVAGQTRLKPLHWDKVVANVDHSTVWDQINDGSFRFDDELMESLFGYSSSYKTQERNRTLSTLAKSNSNAPTQIFILDPRKSQNTAIVLRSLAISRKGILDAVLDGQGLSVETLERLTKIAPTQEEEAKIIQFSGNPDQLADAESFLHYILKAVPTAFNRLKAMLFRSSYDCEVLQHKEQLQALEMGCKELRTSGLFLKLLEAILKAGNRMNAGTSRGNAQGFNLSALRKLSDVKSTDGKTSLLHFIVEQVVQSEGKRQALYRKHKLHTSNVEANNVNRAYSYRLIQQEEDKEHTMLGLQVLRGLSDELSEAKKAASIEYHNFITMCSTLNAHVIEIRQIVTCCGYTRSGGFINEMKGFLEECEGELEVVKEEQTRIMELVKKTNDYYLAGASKDNMVNPFQLFVIVKNFVDMVDQACIELKRKLDKKNVGGEAVSTTPPLSPSKRAPLRFPNFDLYFLSNVSETSSSSQSEDDF from the exons ATGTCGGCCTCCACTCATGCAATTGCAGAGGCTGTGGTTGCCACAGCTGGGGCTATGCTACTTATTGCTGCTGTTTTTGTTTACTTCTTTCACAAATTTGTGATTTCTAGATACCGCCAGAGAAACAAAATTGGAGCAAGTTTGCTTCAAGAATCAGGAGTGAACCTTGAGTATATAAACAAAGTTGGTGGCAATGTGAAGGGATTAATTGTTGAAGAAAATGGGGTTGATGTTCTTTATGTGGTGGACACAGAAAGAAGACCATTGATAACTGGATTCCAAAATAGTATACTCAATCCGAGTTTCGAACATGATGAAGACGAAAAGAGAATAGATATAATGGTCCAAAGGTCCAAACTCTTCAAGCCTGAAATTCCACAGCCATGTCAATCTCCAAGCTTGGTTGTTCATGATAATCATCAAGTACTTAAGCCAGAATCACAAACACCATCAGTTTCAACATCACTAACACCAACACAAAACCTCCCACAATCACCTCAGCCAGCACCTCCACcccaaccaccaccaccaccatcaccacAATCTTCACCAATTATTCTTGAGAACAAGAAAActcaaccaccaccaccacctcctcctcctccaactcgtcctccaccaccaccaccaggTCCACCTCCTCTTCCAAAGGCCAGTGGCTTCATTTCGTCACTGAAACCCCCACCTGCACCCAAAGGGAAAACAAACATAAGAAGCACCAAAGAGGGTTTGGCAGGGGAGAGTTCAAGAGAAAAGGTTGCTGGCCAAACAAGGCTGAAGCCTCTACACTGGGATAAGGTTGTAGCAAATGTTGATCATTCAACGGTGTGGGATCAGATCAATGATGGCTCTTTCAG GTTTGATGATGAACTGATGGAGTCACTCTTTGGGTATTCAAGTAGCTAtaaaacacaagaaagaaaCAGAACTCTTTCCACTTTGGCCAAGTCCAATTCAAATGCACCAACTCAAATATTCATTCTTGACCCAAGAAAATCTCAAAACACCGCCATTGTGCTAAGATCACTTGCCATTTCTCGCAAGGGAATCTTGGATGCTGTTCTTGATGGTCAAGGTCTAAGTGTTGAGACGCTTGAAAGACTCACTAAAATAGCTCCCACCCAAGAAGAGGAAGCTAAAATCATCCAATTCAGTGGCAACCCAGATCAGCTTGCTGATGCCGAGTCTTTCCTGCACTACATTCTTAAAGCAGTTCCAACAGCATTCAACCGTTTGAAAGCGATGCTTTTCAGGTCGAGTTATGATTGTGAAGTTCTTCAGCACAAGGAACAACTACAAGCGCTTGAAATGGGTTGCAAGGAACTGAGAACTAGTGGTCTGTTTTTGAAACTCCTTGAGGCCATTCTCAAGGCTGGGAATCGAATGAATGCTGGAACTTCAAGAGGCAACGCACAAGGTTTCAACCTGAGTGCTCTTAGAAAACTTTCTGACGTGAAAAGCACAGATGGGAAGACTAGTTTGCTTCATTTTATAGTAGAACAAGTGGTTCAGTCAGAAGGAAAAAGACAAGCTCTCTATCGCAAGCACAAACTTCACACAAGCAATGTTGAAGCAAACAATGTGAATAGAGCTTATTCATATAGACTGATACAACAAGAGGAAGATAAAGAACACACAATGCTTGGTTTGCAAGTGTTACGTGGGCTAAGTGATGAGTTATCTGAAGCAAAGAAAGCAGCTAGTATTGAGTATCACAATTTTATCACAATGTGTTCCACTCTGAATGCTCATGTTATAGAAATTAGACAGATTGTAACGTGTTGTGGCTACACCAGGAGTGGTGGATTTATCAACGAAATGAAAGGGTTCTTGGAGGAATGTGAGGGAGAACTTGAGGTGGTGAAAGAGGAGCAGACAAGGATCATGGAGCTTGTGAAGAAAACAAACGATTACTATCTAGCAGGAGCATCCAAAGACAACATGGTAAACCCCTTTCAACTGTTTGTTATTGTAAAGAATTTTGTTGACATGGTTGATCAGGCTTGCATAGAACTAAAAAGGAAGTTGGATAAGAAGAATGTGGGAGGAGAAGCTGTGTCAACAACACCACCTTTGTCACCATCAAAGAGGGCACCACTGAGATTCCCTAACTTTGATTTGTATTTTCTGTCAAATGTGTCAGAAACTTCATCTTCTAGCCAGTCAGAAGATGATTTCTGA
- the LOC108330104 gene encoding protein EDS1L: MEKRGELIEKAYGGSLRAHKSPDRPYLIEKISRNDPSEVIISFSGSGAVKDWYSQRNFGETKIDLSLFPSLRSIGSDEPALVNETFLKRFHGIISLARPSLADEVEKAMGKKKQIVFAGHSSGGPMAILATLWTLEKYQAPHSRGGIPPLCVTFGSPLIGNHIFSHATRREDWSRYFVHYVMRYDIVPRILFAPLSSLDQSFEEISQSFNPRSRYFLSESVGRSSSILDFYFTIMSNAAIVTSHDASKLMCITDTTLETLEIFIPLSPYRPFGTYIFCTGNGNLGKKIAITNPNAVLQVLFFSAQLSTEAEEAQVAYRSLKEHAIYGTELQQIAAQNFVHLDQQQLQKLPLSEDDAGGSNDLGLSPRARLCLRAAAELEERKCENEKKLKEKRSFIEKKLTKELGEYREMWAHQRVGFYDGFREHKKAEDFKANVTRLEIAGVWDEIIEKLRNHELPDEFEANEEWVDLGTRCRKVVEPLDIANYYRHGRHYEDDASSYMVKGRPKRYRYPQRWLEHAKRRPREAISTSCFWAEVEQLRYKTSNGDVSDRDVEERVVRLVGQIEEWSKKEELDKDVFLEGSTFVKWWRTLHPRYKNQPYITSLIRE, translated from the exons ATGGAAAAGAGGGGAGAGCTTATTGAGAAGGCTTATGGTGGGTCTTTGAGGGCTCACAAATCACCAGACAGACCTTACCTTATCGAAAAGATCAGCAGAAACGACCCTTCTGAAGTTATCATCTCGTTTTCTGGATCAGGTGCTGTCAAGGATTGGTACTCTCAGAGAAACTTTGGTGAAACCAAAATAGATCTTAGTCTCTTTCCCTCACTCAGAAGCATTGGTAGCGATGAACCTGCTTTAGTCAATGAGACCTTCTTAAAAAGATTCCACGGCATTATTTCGTTGGCCAGACCATCACTTGCAGATGAG GTGGAGAAAGCTATGGGTAAAAAGAAGCAAATAGTGTTTGCAGGGCACTCTTCTGGTGGTCCAATGGCCATTCTGGCAACCCTTTGGACCTTAGAAAAATACCAAGCTCCACATTCCCGTGGGGGTATCCCTCCCCTCTGTGTAACCTTTGGTTCACCCTTAATTGGGAATCACATATTTTCCCATGCCACAAGGCGAGAAGATTGGTCTAGATACTTTGTTCACTATGTCATGAGATATGACATTGTGCCACGAATCCTCTTTGCTCCCCTCTCTTCCCTAGACCAATCATTTGAAGAAATTTCACAGTCTTTCAACCCCAGATCCAGGTATTTCTTGAGTGAATCAGTGGGAAGATCAAGTTCAATATTAGATTTCTACTTTACCATAATGTCAAATGCTGCCATTGTCACAAGCCATGATGCTTCTAAGCTAATGTGCATCACAGATACCACATTGGAAACTCTGGAAATTTTTATTCCCTTAAGCCCTTATAGACCCTTTGGCACTTACATTTTCTGCACAGGAAATGGAAATTTAGGGAAGAAAATTGCGATAACAAACCCAAATGCAGTTCTACAAGTCCTGTTTTTCTCTGCTCAATTAAGCACTGAAGCAGAAGAAGCTCAAGTTGCCTACAGAAGCCTAAAAGAACATGCAATTTATGGCACCGAACTGCAACAAATTGCAGCACAAAATTTTGTGCACTTAGATCAACAACAGCTCCAGAAGCTTCCTCTGTCTGAAGATGATGCTGGTGGCTCAAATGACCTTGGTCTG AGCCCAAGAGCAAGACTGTGCCTTCGTGCAGCAGCAGAACTGGAGGAAAGAAAGTGTGAGAACGAGAAAAAGTTGAAGGAGAAGAGAAGTTTTATAGAGAAAAAGTTAACGAAGGAGCTTGGGGAATACAGAGAAATGTGGGCGCACCAAAGAGTAGGTTTTTACGATGGATTCAGGGAGCATAAGAAAGCTGAAGACTTCAAAGCAAATGTGACGAGGCTAGAAATAGCAGGTGTGTGGGACGAGATCATTGAAAAGCTAAGAAATCACGAACTCCCAGATGAGTTTGAAGCCAATGAAGAATGGGTTGATCTTGGAACAAGGTGTCGGAAAGTAGTGGAGCCTCTAGACATCGCTAATTACTACCGACATGGGAGGCATTACGAGGATGATGCTTCTTCTTACATGGTTAAGGGAAGGCCAAAACGATATAGGTACCCTCAAAGATGGTTGGAACATGCTAAGAGAAGGCCACGAGAAGCTATCTCAACATCTTGCTTCTGGGCTGAGGTGGAACAGCTTCGCTACAAAACTTCTAATGGCGATGTTTCAGATAGAGATGTTGAGGAAAGGGTTGTGCGTTTGGTGGGTCAGATAGAAGAATGGAGTAAGAAAGAAGAACTGGATAAGGATGTCTTCTTGGAGGGTTCGACCTTCGTGAAGTGGTGGAGAACTCTTCATCCACGATACAAGAACCAACCCTACATTACAAGTCTTATCAGAGAGTGA
- the LOC128196193 gene encoding uncharacterized protein LOC128196193, which produces MQEIRAEVRAEFQMLYQEQFQSMRPMQSPIEEHVVPPPPTGRSGKGSCSASAIPEDDMDDGSPCLLYILEEDEMVLVARGTEFRSATVCHGMQLLEDEVKVSVDEMIMPDASVPLSTEDIFTVEQAYKSFITWPKFLVKPVSDPSTQEQQKIPLSEDDPLSSLHLLADILDDKPLEVQYDANVFGHGSEVPIYLNSQDVRELASGTQELNISIIQLWTMYMSGVTNKLGRSDDYGFIDPQDIHESNDFDHINMRMISSFRRGKKIYFLPYISGRHWQLLVMSVQDNYALWFCSLHRPPPTQLRQAIDCSIPASMMMDGRSIVKSRKIAWISLKCNRQNGSYECGYYVMYWMTHIVRSHITRSWETRFKTTTPVPEKSLLFIRNAAAKYIVRLYNSS; this is translated from the exons ATGCAGGAGATCAGGGCCgaggtgagggctgaattccaGATGCTCTACCAGGAGCAGTTTCAGAGCATGCGCCCGATGCAGTCTCCTATAGAGGAACATGTGGtccctccccctcccacag ggagaagcggcaaaggaagttgttccgcatcagccatcccagaggatgacatggacgatggtagtccatgtctgctatacattttagaagaagatgagatggtgctggtagctcgtggaacagagtttaggtcagcgactgtatgtcatggtatgcaactattagaggatgaggtgaaggtctcagtggatgaaatgatcatGCCAGATGCCTCGGTTCCACTGTCCACGGAAGATATTTTCACtgtggaacaagcatataagtcgtttatcacttggcctaaatttttggttaaaccagtttctgacccctcg acgcaggaacaacagaagattcctctatctgaggatgaccctctttcttcattgcatctacttgctgacatccttgatgataagcctttggaggttcagtatgatgctaatgtatttgggcatggctctgaggtcccaatataccttaatagccaagatgtccgtgagcttgcgtcgggaacacaagagttgaatatttcaattattcaactatggacgat gtatatgtctggggtcactaataagttggggcgttctgatgattatggattcattgatccccaagacattcatgaatcaaatgattttgatcatATCAACATGAGAATGATAAGCAGTTTTcgaaggggcaagaaaatatactttttgccttatatatccgg gcgccattggcaacttcttgttatgtctgtgcaagacaactatgctttgtggttctgctcattgcacaggcctcctcccacacaactcagacaagcaattgattg ttctattccagcaagtatgatgatggacgggagatcaattgttaagagtagaaagattgcttggatttctctcaag tgtaacagacaaaatgggtcatatgagtgtggatactatgtaatgtattggatgacccatattgttcgttctcacatcacaagaagctgggaaacg agattcaagactactacaccagttcctgagaagtcactactattcattaggaacgctgctgcgaagtatatagttagattatacaatagctcttag
- the LOC108329843 gene encoding protein EDS1L, with the protein MAGGSLGDNIGLKEDVIKRVCGLAFKAHKHKTQDKLYFYEKVQISSGTYHVFSFSGSWDATEWFVNKPYGETKIDLTLFPSLRSIGNDEAALVNQGFAKRFDHIFKATPFKSEVNKAIGDGKQVVFTGHSSGAAMAVFATFWTLEEYLNPTKTQKPKPPFCVTFGSPLIGNHILSHASRRENWSRYFIHFVLRYDIVPRILLAPVSCIEKTFGSIFQSLNPKFKTSIQDSPQAAEFFSSVMRNTASVTSHAACILMGSTNLLLETVANFVDLSPYRPFGTYIFCNGNGQLIVVKNSDAVLQLLFHTAQLSDLAELPEVAKDSISQHLSYEAELEDSLGMQNIVYLEQLEQLPLSADGSDSDVATISAALDGLGLSTRARLCLRAAGELQKQKKKNEEKISKEFEDKAVASMRYLENYKTSCEVQKGTGYYDAFKVQKEENDFQANVKRLVLAGVWDEVIEMLKRYELPDEFEGKKEWIQRGTNFRRLVEPLDIANYHRHLKNEDTGPYMIRARPKRYRYSQRWLEHAKREPKAVPITESSFWAEVEELHSWINSKKAFDEVRERVEQLQRDLKKWTDENELTKDTFSKDPSFIKFYEILPPENKANITALLANVKGF; encoded by the exons ATGGCTGGAGGTTCGCTAGGAGACAACATAGGATTGAAGGAAGATGTCATCAAGAGGGTATGTGGTTTAGCCTTCAAAGCTCACAAGCACAAGACACAAGACAAGCTCTACTTTTACGAAAAGGTTCAAATTTCTTCGGGAACTTACCATGTTTTCAGCTTCTCAGGATCTTGGGATGCCACTGAATGGTTTGTTAACAAACCCTATGGAGAAACTAAGATAGATCTTACCCTGTTCCCTTCTCTCAGAAGTATTGGTAACGACGAAGCTGCTTTGGTGAACCAAGGCTTCGCAAAGAGATTCGACCATATATTCAAAGCCACCCCATTTAAATCCGAG GTAAACAAGGCTATAGGAGATGGGAAACAAGTGGTGTTTACGGGGCATTCCTCTGGTGCTGCTATGGCAGTATTTGCAACATTTTGGACCTTGGAAGAATATCTTAATCCAACCAAAACTCAAAAACCTAAACCACCCTTCTGTGTCACTTTTGGGTCTCCCTTAATTGGTAATCATATTCTCTCTCACGCTTCAAGGAGAGAAAACTGGTCTCGTTATTTCATACATTTTGTTTTGAGATATGACATAGTGCCACGGATTTTGCTTGCTCCCGTATCTTGTATTGAGAAAACTTTTGGTTCTATTTTCCAATCCTTGAATCCCAAGTTCAAAACTTCCATCCAAGATTCACCACAAGCAGCTGAATTTTTCTCATCTGTGATGAGAAACACAGCCAGTGTTACAAGCCATGCTGCGTGCATTCTCATGGGCAGCACAAATTTGTTACTTGAGACAGTGGCAAACTTTGTTGACTTGAGTCCTTATAGGCCATTCGGAACATACATTTTCTGCAATGGAAATGGACAGCTGATTGTGGTGAAAAACTCTGATGCCGTTTTGCAACTGTTATTCCACACTGCTCAGCTAAGCGATTTGGCAGAACTTCCAGAAGTTGCCAAAGATAGCATATCGCAACACCTGTCCTATGAGGCTGAGTTGGAAGATAGCTTGGGAATGCAGAATATAGTATACCTGGAACAACTTGAGCAACTTCCCTTGTCTGCTGATGGCTCTGACAGTGATGTTGCAACAATTAGCGCAGCTTTGGATGGCCTTGGACTG AGCACAAGAGCAAGGCTGTGTCTACGAGCAGCAGGTGAGTTGCAaaagcagaaaaagaaaaacgagGAGAAGATCAGTAAGGAGTTTGAGGATAAAGCTGTGGCGAGCATGAGGTATCTGGAGAACTACAAAACATCATGCGAGGTGCAAAAGGGAACAGGATACTACGATGCTTTTAAGGTGCAGAAGGAGGAAAACGACTTCCAAGCAAATGTGAAGAGGCTAGTGCTGGCAGGGGTATGGGATGAGGTGATTGAGATGCTGAAGAGGTATGAACTCCCAGATGAGTTTGAAGGGAAGAAAGAATGGATTCAACGTGGAACCAACTTTCGTCGCCTTGTGGAGCCTTTAGACATAGCGAACTACCATCGGCATTTGAAGAACGAGGACACGGGACCTTACATGATCAGGGCGAGACCAAAACGATACAGATACAGTCAAAGATGGTTGGAGCATGCGAAGAGGGAGCCAAAAGCTGTTCCCATCACTGAATCCTCCTTCTGGGCTGAAGTGGAAGAGCTTCATAGCTGGATCAATAGCAAGAAGGCTTTTGATGAAGTCAGGGAAAGGGTTGAGCAACTTCAACGTGACCTTAAAAAGTGGACTGATGAAAACGAACTCACCAAGGATACTTTCTCCAAGGACCCTAGCTTCATTAAATTCTATGAAATTCTGCCTCCTGAAAACAAGGCAAACATAACTGCTCTTCTTGCCAATGTCAaaggattttaa